The Vibrio cyclitrophicus sequence TCTTCCTATCGCAGGAACTCCATCCCAGGTGATTAATGATGGTAAGTCCATCACTAAAGTCGCCTTGCTTGGCGAAGAGTACGTTGGTATGCGTCCTACGATGCATACTCGCGTTGGTGATGAAGTTAAGAAAGGCCAAGTTCTTTTTGCTGATAAAAAGAACCCAGGTGTTGTATTTACTTCTCCAGCAAGCGGTAAAGTTATTGAAGTGAACCGTGGTGCTAAGCGTGTTCTTCAATCAGTAGTGATTGAAGTAGCAGGCAATGAGCAAATCACGTTCAATAGCTATGAAGCTGACCAATTAACAAGTCTTGACCGTGAAACGGTTAAAGCTCAGTTAATTGAGTCTGGCGCATGGACCGCTTTGCGAACTCGTCCGTTCAGCAAGGTTCCAGCAGTTGATTCTGAAACTCAGGCTATTTTCGTTACTGCTATGGATACTAATCCGCTAGCAGCTGAGCCAGAATTAGTCATTAACGAGCAGTCTGATGCTTTCGTTGCTGGTTTAGATCTTCTTTCAACTCTGACTAACGGTAAAGTGTACGTTTGTAAAAAAGGTACTAGCTTACCTCGTTCAGCTCAGTCTAACGTTGAAGAACATGTTTTTGATGGCCCACACCCTGCAGGTCTTGCAGGCACGCATATGCATTACCTATATCCGGTAAATGCACAAAATGTAGCGTGGAGCATTAACTACCAAGATGTTATCGCATTCGGTAAGCTTTTCCTTACTGGTGAGATTTACTCTGAGCGTGTTGTTTCTCTGGCTGGTCCAGTGGTTAACAACCCACGTCTAGTTCGTACTCAAATTGGTGCTAGCCTTGAAGAGTTGACAGACAGCGAGTTAATGCCAGGCGAAGTTCGTGTGATTTCTGGTTCTGTACTTACGGGTACTGAAGCAACAGGTCCACATGCTTTCCTTGGTCGTTACCATCAGCAAGTTTCTGTTCTACGTGAAGGTCGTGATAAAGAGCTATTCGGCTGGGCTATGCCTGGTAAGAACAAGTTCTCTGTTACTCGTTCATTCCTTGGTCACCTGTTTAAAGGTCAGTTGTTCAACATGACAACGACAACAAACGGTAGTGACCGCTCAATGGTTCCAATTGGTAATTACGAGCGCGTTATGCCTCTAGATATGGAACCTACATTGCTGCTTCGTGATCTATGTGCAGGCGACATTGATAGTGCTCAAGCACTTGGTGCGCTAGAGCTAGACGAAGAAGATGTAGCATTGTGTACCTTTGTATGTCCAGGTAAGTACGAGTACGGTCAACTACTTCGTGAATGCCTAGATACGATTGAGAAGGAAGGGTAATTTTCATGGGCCTTAAAAAGTTTCTTGAAGACATCGAGCATCATTTTGAGCCAGGTGGTAAACACGAGAAGTGGTTTGCGCTTTACGAAGCAGCAGCGACAGTGTTCTACACGCCAGGTCTTATTACAAAGAAAAGCTCGCACGTTCGTGATAGCGTTGATTTAAAACGTATCATGATCATGGTTTGGTTCGCGGTATTCCCAGCAATGTTCTGGGGTATGTACAACGCGGGTGGCCAAGCTATCGCAGCACTTAACCATATGTACGCAGGCGCTGAACTAGCATCTGTTATCAGTGGTAACTGGCACTACTGGCTAACCGAAATGCTTGGAGCCTCCTTAGGAGCCGATGCAGGTGTTGGCAGTAAGATGCTACTTGGTGCGACATACTTCCTACCTATCTACGCAACGGTATTCATCGTTGGTGGTTTCTGGGAAGTTCTGTTCTGTATGGTGCGTAAGCACGAAGTAAACGAAGGTTTCTTTGTTACTTCTATCTTATTCGCGCTTATCGTTCCGCCAACACTTCCTCTATGGCAAGCAGCATTAGGTATTACCTTCGGTGTTGTAGTAGCTAAAGAGATCTTCGGTGGTACGGGTCGTAACTTCCTGAACCCTGCACTTGCTGGCCGTGCGTTCCTATTCTTTGCATACCCTGCACAGATTTCAGGTGACGTAGTTTGGACTGCTGCAGACGGTTTCTCTGGTGCAACTGCTCTTAGCCAATGGGCTCAAGGCGGCGGTAGCGCACTAATGAACGTAACATCTGGTGAAGCAATCACTTGGATGGACGCATTCATTGGTAACATCCCAGGTTCTATCGGTGAAGTATCGACTCTTGCACTTATGATTGGTGCAGCGATGATCGTTTACATGCGTATCGCTTCATGGCGCATCATTGCTGGTGTAATGATCGGTATGATTGCTGTGTCTACGTTGTTCAACGTGATCGGTTCTGATACTAACGCAATGTTCAGCATGCCTTGGCATTGGCACCTAGTTCTAGGTGGCTTCGCATTCGGTATGTTCTTCATGGCGACTGACCCAGTATCAGCTTCATTTACCAACAAAGGTAAGTGGTGGTACGGCATCCTAATCGGCGCAATGTGTGTAATGATTCGTGTAGTTAACCCTGCATACCCAGAAGGCATGATGCTTGCGATTCTATTCGCAAACCTATTTGCTCCTCTGTTTGACCATGTTGTAATCGAGAAGAACATTAAGCGGAGACTAGCGCGCTATGGCAAGTAATAACGATAGCATTAAAAAGACGCTGTTTGTTGTTATCGCATTGAGCCTAGTGTGCTCAATCATCGTTTCAACAGCTGCAGTTGTTCTTAAACCTAAGCAACAAGCTAACGCGGTTCTGGATCAGCAAACTAAGATCCTTGAAGTCGCGGGCATTGAACTTGCGGGTAATATCCCTGAACTGTACGCAGAGAACATTGAACCTCGTCTAGTTGATTTCGCTACTGGTGATTTCGTTGACGGCGATGCTGCTGCATACGACCAACGTAAAGCGGCGAAAGATCCGGCTCAGTCAATCAAGCTTTCAGCTGAAGATGACATCGCTAAGATCCTTCGTCGTGCTAACACAGGTACTGTATACCTTGTGAAAGATGGCGCTGAAACTTCTAAAGTTATCATCCCTGTTCACGGTAACGGCCTATGGTCAATGATGTACGCATTCGTTGCGGTAGAAACTGATGGCAACACAGTTTCTGGTATCACTTACTACGAGCAAGGTGAAACTCCTGGACTTGGTGGTGAAGTAGAGAACCCATCTTGGCGCGCTCAATTCGTTGGTAAGAAATTATTCGACGAAAACCACAAACCTGCTATTCAGGTTGTTAAAGGTGGCGCTCCTCAAGGTTCTGAGCACGGTGTAGATGGCCTTTCTGGTGCAACACTGACTAGCGTTGGTGTTCAACATACATTTGACTTCTGGTTAGGTGATATGGGCTTTGGTCCGTTCCTAGCAAAAGTTCGTGACGGAGGTCTGAACTAATGTCTAGTGCAAAAGAAATTAAAAAGAGCATCTTAGCGCCGGTGTTGGACAACAACCCAATCGCGCTACAAGTTCTTGGTGTGTGTTCTGCTCTTGCGGTAACCACTAAGCTAGAAACTGCATTTGTTATGACTATCGCGGTAATGTTCGTTACTGCTCTGTCTAACTTCTTCGTTTCTTTAATCCGTAATCACATTCCTAACAGTGTGCGTATCATCGTTCAGATGGCAATTATCGCATCATTAGTAATCGTGGTAGACCAAGTGCTTAAAGCATACCTATACGATATCTCTAAACAGCTATCTGTATTCGTTGGCCTAATCATTACTAACTGTATTGTAATGGGTCGTGCTGAAGCATTCGCAATGAAGTCTGCGCCAATCCCATCTTTCATCGATGGTCTTGGTAACGGTCTTGGTTACGGTTTCGTTCTTATCACTGTTGGTTTCTTCCGTGAGCTTCTAGGCTCTGGCAAACTATTTGGTATGGAAGTACTACCTCTAGTGAGCAACGGTGGTTGGTATCAGCCAAACGGCTTGATGCTTCTAGCACCTTCAGCATTCTTCTTAATTGGTTTCTTGATTTGGGCAATTCGTGTGTTCAAACCAGAGCAAATAGAAGCGAAGGGGTAAGGTAGTCATGGAACATTATATTAGTCTGCTAGTTAAATCGATTTTCATCGAAAACATGGCGCTTTCTTTCTTCCTAGGTATGTGTACATTCCTAGCGGTTTCTAAGAAAGTTAAAACTTCTTTTGGTCTTGGTGTTGCAGTAGTTGTAGTTCTTACAATTGCTGTTCCTGTAAACAACTTGCTTTACACCAATATCTTGAAAGAAAATGCACTGTTTCCTGATGTTGATTTAAGTTTCCTTAACTTCATCGCATTCATCGGTGTTATCGCTGCACTTGTACAAATCCTAGAGATGGTTCTAGACCGTTTCTTCCCGCCTTTGTACAACGCACTAGGTATCTTCCTTCCACTGATCACAGTTAACTGTGCAATCTTTGGTGGTGTATCTTTCATGGTAACTCGTGACTACAACTTTGCTGAATCTGTTGTTTACGGCTTCGGTTCTGGTGTGGGTTGGATGTTAGCTATCGTTGCTCTTGCGGGTATCCGTGAAAAGATGAAGTACTCTGACGTACCTCCAGGTCTACGTGGCCTTGGTATCACGTTCATTACTGTTGGTCTGATGGCGTTAGGCTTTATGTCTTTCTCTGGTGTTCAACTGTAGGGTAAGCACCCAGTAATAAGGAATAACAAATGCAAAGCATTATTCTTGGCGTAGCGATGTTTACCATTATTGTATTAGCTCTAGTACTAGTGATTCTTTTCGCTAAGTCTAAGCTAGTACCATCAGGTGACATCACTATTGCTGTAAACGGCGACCCTGAAAAGGCGATCGTTACTCAACCTGGTAGCAAGCTACTTGGTGCCCTAGCTGGCGCTGGTATCTTCGTATCTTCTGCTTGTGGTGGCGGTGGCTCTTGTGGTCAGTGTCGTGTAAAAGTTAAGTCTGGTGGTGGCGACATCCTTCCAACTGAACTTGATCACATCACAAAAGGTGAAGCTCGCGAAGGCGAACGTCTTGCATGTCAAGTTGCTATGAAAACTGACATGGAGATCGAACTAGACGAAGATATCTTTGGTGTTAAAAAGTGGGAATGTACTGTTATCTCGAATAACAACGAAGCTACTTTCATCAAAGAACTTGCTCTGGCTATCCCTGAAGGCGAAGAAGTACCTTTCCGTGCCGGTGGTTACATTCAGATTGAAGCTGAACCACATCACGTGAAATACGCAGATTACGATATTCCTGAGGAATACCGTGGTGACTGGGATAAGTTCAACTTGTTCCGTTACGAGTCTATCGTTAAAGAGCATTCGATCCGTGCTTACTCTATGGCTTCATACCCAGAAGAGAAAGGCATCATCAAGCTTAACGTGCGTATCGCAACTCCGCCGCCAAACAACCCTGACGTAGCTCCTGGTGTGATGTCTTCATACATCTGGTCTCTTAAAGAAGGCGACAAATGTACTATTTCTGGTCCATTTGGTGAGTTCTTTGCTAAAGACACAGACAATGAAATGGTATTCATCGGTGGTGGTGCAGGTATGGCGCCAATGCGTTCACATATCTTCGACCAACTTAAGCGTCTTAACTCTACTCGTAAGATGTCTTACTGGTACGGTGCGCGTTCTAAGCGTGAGATGTTCTACATTGAAGACTTCGACGGCCTAGCGGCTGCAAACGAAAACTTCGTGTGGCACTGTGCACTGTCTGATCCTCAACCAGAGGACAACTGGGACGGTTACACTGGTTTCATCCACAACGTATTGTACGAAAACTACCTGAAGGATCACGAAGCTCCTGAAGACTGTGAGTACTACATGTGTGGTCCACCAATGATGAACGCTGCTGTTATCGGCATGCTGAAAGATCTTGGTGTAGAAGATGAAAACATCCTACTAGATGACTTCGGTGGTTAATCCACTTAAGTGATTGATATTATGGCTGACTCCTGCGAGTCAGCCATTTGTTTTTCTAAGACTATTTTTGACAACATACTGACTTATATAAGAAAGAGTAAGGTATTCAAAAGACCTATTTTTTACTCTTATTTTTCCTTATATAAATCCTCAACATTAGACAGGAGTAAGCAAGTGAGAATTTGGCTTGTTGCATTAACTTCTTTGATTTTTCTTGCGGGCTGTGAGCAGCCAAGAGAGCAAGTGCATTTAAGTGGCCCAACTATGGGTACTAGCTACAATATTAAATACATCAACGGTGATGAATTTCCTGAGTCTAATGAAGTTCATACCGAAATCGATCGTCTACTTGAAGAAGTGAATGATCAAATGTCGACTTACCGTGAAGACTCAGAGCTGAGCCGTTTCAACCAACACAAAGGTGCGGACGCATTCGAAGTCTCTGAACAAACCGCTATCGTTGTGAAAGAAGCCATTCGTTTGAACGGTCTTACTGAAGGAGCGTTGGATGTTACGGTGGGTCCTTTAGTTAATCTTTGGGGTTTTGGTCCTGAAGCTCGCCCGGAAGTGGTTCCATCAGATGAAGAGCTCGCTGCTCGTAAAGCTAAGGTTGGTATTCACCACTTGAGCGTTGAAGGCAACAAGCTAACTAAAGACTTGCCTAATTTGTATGTCGACCTGTCAACCATTGCAAAAGGTTGGGGCGTGGATGTAGTTGCTGATTACCTTGATTCCATTGGTATTCACAACTATATGGTAGAAGTAGGCGGTGAAATCCGTTTAAAAGGCCTTAACCGTGAAAGTGTAGGCTGGCGTATTGCCATCGAGAAGCCAAGTGTTGACGAGCGTAACATTCAAGAGATCATCGAACCTGGCGATATGGCGATCGCAACGTCTGGCGACTACCGCAACTATTTTGAACACGATGGTGTTCGATACTCACATATCATCAATCCAGAAACAGGAAAGCCTCTTCATCATAAAGTGGTTTCTGTGACTGTTTTAAACCCGTCTTCAATGACTGCGGACGGCTTATCTACGGGCCTTATGGTCCTAGGTGAGGAAAAAGGAATGGAAGTCGCAAACCAGCATAACATCCCGGCGTTTATGGTGGTTAAAACAGCAGATGGCTTTAAAGAAATTGCTTCTGAAGCATTTAAGCCATACTTAGGTAAATAAGGTAAGCGAGATAATTATGAATACATTTCTGATTACATTTGGTGTTTTTCTTGCAGTAATCGCAGCGATGTCAATTGGCTACATTATCCAAAAGAAAGTTGTGAAGGGTAGCTGTGGCGGTTTGGGTGCTGTTGGTATTGATAAAGTATGTAACTGCCCTGAACCTTGTGACGCACGTAAGAAGCGTGAAGCACGTGAAGCTTACCGTGAAGAGAAGCTAGCTGAACGTCAACAAAAAGAAGCGGCTTGGAGTAAAGACCGTATCGCTTAATTGGTGACAGTCATAAGGGATAGAGTTATCTATGCCCTTAAATTGAAAAGCTCAAGATTATCGTCTTGAGCTTTTGGGTTTTTGAGGCCTAGCAATTAATCTTGGCATACTAAAATAGAAAAAAACGAATGACTATTGTTCGATTTGCATGCTGTTGCGCGCAAACACGAGCTGGTTTCTGCCTTGTTCTTTTGCCGTATAAAGAAGCTCATCAGCGGCTTTGATCTGTTCATCTAGCTTCGCGTCTAAATCGGTTACGCCGATACTGATACTGACCTTGATTCTTTGAGAGTCATGCTCAACAACGTGGCTTTCAATGGCTTCTCTCATGGACTCTAAGTTGTCAACAAAGTTCTCAAACGCACCGCACGACTGAATACAAAACTCTTCGCCACCGAAGCGTACAGCGACATCATCTTTGAAATGATCTTTGATGATTTTCCCCACATCGACCAGTACGGCATCACCACCATCGTGGCCAAAGGTATCATTCACTTTTTTAAAGAAGTCGATATCCATCATCGCGATGTTTCGTTGATCGCAGCCCTTACAAGTATTATTGAACAGGTAGCGACGATTCCATAAGCCAGTAAGAGCATCCTCGTTGGCATGTCGAAACAGCTCGTTGGCCGCTTCTTTCATATCAAGCAGTTGATGGATACGGCAGAAAAACTCTTCTTGGTTAAAAGGTTTATAAAGGAAGTCGTTAGCGCCAGCTTTAAGAAATCGAGCCGTCATGGTGCGATCATCACTCCCTGATAGCCCTAGAATAGCCAACTGGTTGCGATCGTGATCGCGTCGAATCTCTCGGATCATCGCTATACCGTCTTTCTTCGGCATATCATGGTCAGTCACAACGAATGTAATATCGGGATCGTTATTAAGAAGTTTTAATGCTTGTTCGCCATCTTCGGCTTGGATAGTTTGGATATATTGGTGTTCTAGAAGTTGAGCTATGTAACGGCGAACGACCGCTGAATCGTCGACAACCAATGCTTTGTGATGGCGGTTATTCGAAATTCTTTGAACTAGAGGGAGTAGGTAGCTTACCGATGACATACTGTCTTTAAGTATGTAATCGATAACGCCTTTTGCGAGGACTTGCTCTCGCAGTTGATTGTCGAACATCCCAGTAAGAACAATTATTTTCTGTTGATAGCCTAAGACGAGATCAATGATCTCACCGTCTTGCCCGTCAGGTAAGCAGTAATCCAATACGGCACACAAGAAATCCGTCTCTTGCTCCAAGATTTTTTTTGCTTCTGCAATCGATTCAGCAACTGCTACCTCATAACCGCTATTTTTCAGCTGTTGGTACAGGTAGTTGCGGAATGCACGGCTATCTTCCACTACTAGTATTTTTTCACTCACAAGCGATCCCTACTTATAGACTAAATACTCGTTAACAATAGTATCAGAAGAGCTCATGGCTATTGAAGCGAAACCTCTTTAGCTGGACTCGAGATCGTTTTAAATCTGATAATAATTGGATTATACTGTTTATAGATACAGTTGTAAGGTCGAGTGATTCCTAGATGTGTAGTGCGGGTGAAGAGAAAGTAAGAAAAATAATCCATGTCGATATGGATTGTTTTTACGCGGCTGTAGAAATGCGTGATAACCCTGCTTACCGAAATCGTCCTTTAGCTGTTGGTGGGCATGAAAAGCAACGCGGTGTTTTGAGTACCTGTAATTACGAAGCTCGAAAGTTTGGTGTTCGCTCTGCAATGCCGACCGGAAAAGCCCTACAGCTTTGCCCCAATCTGTTGGTTGTGCCGGGAAGAATGTCGGTCTACGTCGATATATCTAAAAAGATCCGTGAAATCTTCTCTCGATACACATCTATTATCGAGCCTCTTTCCTTGGATGAAGCTTTCCTTGATGTCACCGACTCTAAGCAGTGTTATGGGTCAGCAACACTTATTGCCGAGTCGATTCGTCGTGATATCTGGAGTGAACTGAACCTGACCGCTTCTGCAGGAATAGCACCGATTAAATTCTTGGCGAAAGTGGCCTCGGATCTTAATAAGCCCAATGGTCAGTTTGTTATCCCTCCACAGGACGTTCAATCAGTGATTGATGAGCTGCCACTTGAAAAGATTCCCGGTGTCGGCAAGGTGAGCATTGAAAAGCTGCATCAAGCGGGTTTCTTTACTTGTAAGGATATTAAGGAGTCCGACTATCGAGATCTCCTACTCAAGTTTGGCCGTCAAGGTGCATCACTCTGGAAGCGCAGTCATGGCATTGATGATCGAGAAGTTATCATCGAGCGCGAGCGAAAATCGGTAGGTGTAGAG is a genomic window containing:
- the dinB gene encoding DNA polymerase IV; translation: MCSAGEEKVRKIIHVDMDCFYAAVEMRDNPAYRNRPLAVGGHEKQRGVLSTCNYEARKFGVRSAMPTGKALQLCPNLLVVPGRMSVYVDISKKIREIFSRYTSIIEPLSLDEAFLDVTDSKQCYGSATLIAESIRRDIWSELNLTASAGIAPIKFLAKVASDLNKPNGQFVIPPQDVQSVIDELPLEKIPGVGKVSIEKLHQAGFFTCKDIKESDYRDLLLKFGRQGASLWKRSHGIDDREVIIERERKSVGVERTFTQNISTYAECWQVIEDKLFPELETRLEKASPSKAIIKQGIKLKFADFQQTTIEHIHASLDREHFKELLSEILKRQQGREIRLLGLSVMLQPKDQMRQLSFF
- a CDS encoding NADH:ubiquinone reductase (Na(+)-transporting) subunit B, whose protein sequence is MGLKKFLEDIEHHFEPGGKHEKWFALYEAAATVFYTPGLITKKSSHVRDSVDLKRIMIMVWFAVFPAMFWGMYNAGGQAIAALNHMYAGAELASVISGNWHYWLTEMLGASLGADAGVGSKMLLGATYFLPIYATVFIVGGFWEVLFCMVRKHEVNEGFFVTSILFALIVPPTLPLWQAALGITFGVVVAKEIFGGTGRNFLNPALAGRAFLFFAYPAQISGDVVWTAADGFSGATALSQWAQGGGSALMNVTSGEAITWMDAFIGNIPGSIGEVSTLALMIGAAMIVYMRIASWRIIAGVMIGMIAVSTLFNVIGSDTNAMFSMPWHWHLVLGGFAFGMFFMATDPVSASFTNKGKWWYGILIGAMCVMIRVVNPAYPEGMMLAILFANLFAPLFDHVVIEKNIKRRLARYGK
- the nqrM gene encoding (Na+)-NQR maturation NqrM, giving the protein MNTFLITFGVFLAVIAAMSIGYIIQKKVVKGSCGGLGAVGIDKVCNCPEPCDARKKREAREAYREEKLAERQQKEAAWSKDRIA
- a CDS encoding FAD:protein FMN transferase, which encodes MRIWLVALTSLIFLAGCEQPREQVHLSGPTMGTSYNIKYINGDEFPESNEVHTEIDRLLEEVNDQMSTYREDSELSRFNQHKGADAFEVSEQTAIVVKEAIRLNGLTEGALDVTVGPLVNLWGFGPEARPEVVPSDEELAARKAKVGIHHLSVEGNKLTKDLPNLYVDLSTIAKGWGVDVVADYLDSIGIHNYMVEVGGEIRLKGLNRESVGWRIAIEKPSVDERNIQEIIEPGDMAIATSGDYRNYFEHDGVRYSHIINPETGKPLHHKVVSVTVLNPSSMTADGLSTGLMVLGEEKGMEVANQHNIPAFMVVKTADGFKEIASEAFKPYLGK
- a CDS encoding NADH:ubiquinone reductase (Na(+)-transporting) subunit F produces the protein MQSIILGVAMFTIIVLALVLVILFAKSKLVPSGDITIAVNGDPEKAIVTQPGSKLLGALAGAGIFVSSACGGGGSCGQCRVKVKSGGGDILPTELDHITKGEAREGERLACQVAMKTDMEIELDEDIFGVKKWECTVISNNNEATFIKELALAIPEGEEVPFRAGGYIQIEAEPHHVKYADYDIPEEYRGDWDKFNLFRYESIVKEHSIRAYSMASYPEEKGIIKLNVRIATPPPNNPDVAPGVMSSYIWSLKEGDKCTISGPFGEFFAKDTDNEMVFIGGGAGMAPMRSHIFDQLKRLNSTRKMSYWYGARSKREMFYIEDFDGLAAANENFVWHCALSDPQPEDNWDGYTGFIHNVLYENYLKDHEAPEDCEYYMCGPPMMNAAVIGMLKDLGVEDENILLDDFGG
- a CDS encoding NADH:ubiquinone reductase (Na(+)-transporting) subunit D — protein: MSSAKEIKKSILAPVLDNNPIALQVLGVCSALAVTTKLETAFVMTIAVMFVTALSNFFVSLIRNHIPNSVRIIVQMAIIASLVIVVDQVLKAYLYDISKQLSVFVGLIITNCIVMGRAEAFAMKSAPIPSFIDGLGNGLGYGFVLITVGFFRELLGSGKLFGMEVLPLVSNGGWYQPNGLMLLAPSAFFLIGFLIWAIRVFKPEQIEAKG
- the nqrE gene encoding NADH:ubiquinone reductase (Na(+)-transporting) subunit E, producing MEHYISLLVKSIFIENMALSFFLGMCTFLAVSKKVKTSFGLGVAVVVVLTIAVPVNNLLYTNILKENALFPDVDLSFLNFIAFIGVIAALVQILEMVLDRFFPPLYNALGIFLPLITVNCAIFGGVSFMVTRDYNFAESVVYGFGSGVGWMLAIVALAGIREKMKYSDVPPGLRGLGITFITVGLMALGFMSFSGVQL
- a CDS encoding Na(+)-translocating NADH-quinone reductase subunit A, with protein sequence MITIKKGLDLPIAGTPSQVINDGKSITKVALLGEEYVGMRPTMHTRVGDEVKKGQVLFADKKNPGVVFTSPASGKVIEVNRGAKRVLQSVVIEVAGNEQITFNSYEADQLTSLDRETVKAQLIESGAWTALRTRPFSKVPAVDSETQAIFVTAMDTNPLAAEPELVINEQSDAFVAGLDLLSTLTNGKVYVCKKGTSLPRSAQSNVEEHVFDGPHPAGLAGTHMHYLYPVNAQNVAWSINYQDVIAFGKLFLTGEIYSERVVSLAGPVVNNPRLVRTQIGASLEELTDSELMPGEVRVISGSVLTGTEATGPHAFLGRYHQQVSVLREGRDKELFGWAMPGKNKFSVTRSFLGHLFKGQLFNMTTTTNGSDRSMVPIGNYERVMPLDMEPTLLLRDLCAGDIDSAQALGALELDEEDVALCTFVCPGKYEYGQLLRECLDTIEKEG
- a CDS encoding response regulator, with the protein product MSEKILVVEDSRAFRNYLYQQLKNSGYEVAVAESIAEAKKILEQETDFLCAVLDYCLPDGQDGEIIDLVLGYQQKIIVLTGMFDNQLREQVLAKGVIDYILKDSMSSVSYLLPLVQRISNNRHHKALVVDDSAVVRRYIAQLLEHQYIQTIQAEDGEQALKLLNNDPDITFVVTDHDMPKKDGIAMIREIRRDHDRNQLAILGLSGSDDRTMTARFLKAGANDFLYKPFNQEEFFCRIHQLLDMKEAANELFRHANEDALTGLWNRRYLFNNTCKGCDQRNIAMMDIDFFKKVNDTFGHDGGDAVLVDVGKIIKDHFKDDVAVRFGGEEFCIQSCGAFENFVDNLESMREAIESHVVEHDSQRIKVSISIGVTDLDAKLDEQIKAADELLYTAKEQGRNQLVFARNSMQIEQ
- a CDS encoding Na(+)-translocating NADH-quinone reductase subunit C — its product is MASNNDSIKKTLFVVIALSLVCSIIVSTAAVVLKPKQQANAVLDQQTKILEVAGIELAGNIPELYAENIEPRLVDFATGDFVDGDAAAYDQRKAAKDPAQSIKLSAEDDIAKILRRANTGTVYLVKDGAETSKVIIPVHGNGLWSMMYAFVAVETDGNTVSGITYYEQGETPGLGGEVENPSWRAQFVGKKLFDENHKPAIQVVKGGAPQGSEHGVDGLSGATLTSVGVQHTFDFWLGDMGFGPFLAKVRDGGLN